In one window of Gudongella oleilytica DNA:
- a CDS encoding ABC transporter permease, which translates to MKKLDLRLLRSIKNSKGQFISITVTIIVALVIFISFSMVADKLGNSIDRYYEVTNFSDITARVSRIPAGAVQELLAIEGIESVQGRIVSDVPLKVEDPDEKVTVRLVSVSPSEEPINSLYTIGGEELGNNISSTAVLQQFFVGRDMSFGDIITPYIGGKTYPLLVVGEVGSPEYIYLMENEQELLPDEKGFGVIYVTEEFAQSTLGFQGSYNDIVFKVSNSHRNRIDSIVDQLEDELERYGVSSVIKREDQLSHSVMMQEVDSLSIMSTAMTVVFLFVAAIIISIMLSRLVRKDRMAIGVMKGLGYTDAQVLLHYVKYSILIGMLGSFIGILISIPVSVALVKLYIQYMNVPVLDTSMDPMYFAYGITLTTAFCVAAGLFGSRSIMAITPADAMRPEAPKAGKRIWLEGLKGIWRRISFSWKIVIRNISRTKRRAVFLVVGIALTFAITMLPIYMATIWDTLLDSQYGELQRMDYSIDLSKPTNASVLLDIKQLADINVIEPKVEMPMQIKNGWRKKTVSVVAVPSETVMYSFMGKDKKQIQLPEDGILLSSILAHGLGAKTGDYVEVKSFIPGLDEKELQVKGIVEQYLGANAYMDIEAIYKVVEEKNIATGAYVLTDTDITGSLKEIKNIRAVQSVGDMQDAMVEYMDMIIASMGTMMIFGGILGFAIVYNITTVSINERLLEFSSLRVMGFEKKEIFRMITRENALMTVIGIILGIPVGYGMIKGLETSISTDIYTIPAIIMPSTYVIATIATLIFVAIAQLATYRKINNLSFLDALKNRVS; encoded by the coding sequence ATGAAAAAGCTGGATTTAAGGCTGTTAAGATCGATCAAAAACTCTAAGGGGCAATTTATATCCATAACTGTGACAATTATAGTTGCCCTTGTGATCTTCATATCCTTCAGCATGGTTGCAGATAAACTGGGAAATTCGATAGACAGGTACTATGAGGTCACCAATTTTTCAGATATAACTGCAAGAGTCTCCAGGATACCCGCTGGTGCCGTTCAGGAGCTTTTAGCTATCGAGGGAATTGAGTCTGTTCAGGGTCGTATAGTATCTGATGTACCCTTAAAGGTCGAGGATCCTGATGAGAAGGTTACAGTCAGACTTGTATCTGTTTCTCCATCCGAAGAGCCTATTAACTCGCTTTACACCATAGGTGGTGAAGAACTGGGTAATAACATTAGCTCAACTGCTGTGCTCCAGCAGTTTTTTGTGGGCAGGGACATGAGCTTTGGGGATATAATAACCCCATATATCGGTGGCAAGACCTATCCTCTTCTGGTAGTTGGAGAAGTAGGCAGCCCTGAATACATCTACCTTATGGAGAATGAGCAGGAGCTTCTTCCCGATGAAAAGGGCTTCGGGGTAATATATGTCACAGAGGAATTTGCTCAATCCACTCTTGGCTTTCAGGGTAGCTACAATGATATAGTATTCAAGGTATCGAATAGCCATAGGAACAGAATAGATTCAATAGTTGACCAGCTTGAGGACGAGCTTGAGAGATACGGTGTAAGCTCTGTCATCAAGAGAGAGGATCAGCTGAGCCACAGCGTTATGATGCAGGAGGTAGACTCGCTTAGTATAATGTCAACTGCCATGACTGTGGTATTCCTATTTGTCGCGGCTATAATAATCAGTATAATGCTTTCAAGGCTTGTCAGAAAGGACAGAATGGCAATAGGGGTCATGAAGGGTCTTGGTTATACCGATGCCCAGGTTCTCCTACATTATGTCAAGTATTCCATCCTCATAGGTATGCTTGGATCATTCATTGGTATTCTTATTAGTATTCCCGTGTCTGTAGCTTTGGTCAAGCTGTATATTCAATACATGAATGTACCCGTTCTGGACACCTCTATGGATCCAATGTACTTTGCTTATGGGATAACACTTACCACTGCTTTTTGTGTTGCAGCGGGTCTATTTGGCTCAAGGTCGATAATGGCCATTACCCCTGCTGATGCTATGAGACCAGAGGCACCTAAAGCCGGGAAGAGGATATGGCTTGAAGGCTTGAAGGGCATTTGGAGGCGTATATCCTTTAGCTGGAAGATAGTCATAAGAAATATTTCTCGTACGAAAAGACGAGCTGTGTTTCTTGTTGTAGGTATTGCCCTTACATTTGCTATAACCATGCTACCCATATACATGGCTACCATCTGGGATACTCTCCTTGACAGCCAGTATGGAGAACTTCAGAGGATGGATTACAGCATAGATCTTTCAAAGCCAACGAACGCAAGTGTTCTTTTAGATATAAAGCAGCTTGCTGATATAAATGTTATCGAGCCTAAGGTAGAAATGCCAATGCAGATTAAGAATGGATGGAGAAAGAAGACTGTAAGCGTTGTAGCAGTCCCTTCGGAAACGGTGATGTACAGCTTCATGGGCAAAGATAAGAAACAGATCCAGCTGCCTGAAGACGGAATACTGTTATCCAGTATTCTCGCCCATGGTCTTGGAGCAAAAACCGGAGACTATGTAGAGGTCAAAAGCTTTATCCCAGGACTAGATGAAAAGGAGCTTCAGGTGAAGGGTATCGTTGAGCAGTATCTGGGAGCAAATGCTTATATGGATATCGAGGCTATTTACAAGGTAGTCGAGGAGAAAAACATTGCTACCGGTGCTTATGTTTTAACAGATACCGATATAACAGGAAGCCTTAAGGAGATCAAAAATATTAGAGCAGTACAGTCTGTTGGAGATATGCAGGATGCTATGGTCGAATACATGGATATGATAATTGCCTCCATGGGTACTATGATGATATTTGGAGGGATACTTGGTTTTGCCATTGTATATAATATTACTACGGTTAGCATAAATGAAAGACTTCTGGAATTTTCATCCCTTCGAGTCATGGGCTTTGAAAAGAAGGAGATCTTTAGGATGATAACAAGGGAAAATGCCTTGATGACTGTAATAGGAATTATCCTTGGAATCCCCGTCGGGTATGGAATGATCAAGGGTCTTGAGACATCCATCTCTACGGATATTTATACTATACCTGCTATAATAATGCCGTCGACTTATGTAATAGCCACAATTGCAACCTTGATATTCGTAGCAATAGCACAGCTTGCAACCTATAGAAAGATCAATAATCTTAGCTTTTTAGATGCATTGAAGAACCGCGTTTCCTGA
- a CDS encoding efflux RND transporter periplasmic adaptor subunit, producing the protein MKKKLVMIAIPAVTVLAAMGYFMSLNVAVEVNTSAAVKGSISEYVEEIGEVDLRNKVKVNSPVSGEVLEVLISSGDVVAEGDLLIRLDGTDAARQLAELDAQILAAHAQLNDAKRTGNSDAIKSLELDIANLTSQIAEDEIKLKDMKALYDAGAISQESYRSFERALEAQKLNLQKLRLQLNQLKSPVSQNIVAQFEAQLKQLQIQRESMVDYQGDFVITASIPGTVMNLQTEKGDFLQPGMTVLEIGDMEKLFITADVLVGDIAGIEEGTKVEISSKDLGIDNITGKVTMIHPNAFTKFSDLGIEQKRIRAEIDFEDKPENIKPGYDLELKLILKESDNTLIIPENSVFKLDSKSFVFISDNGTARLREVETGIKSGRDIEVLSGLQEGEYVIESPDEELEEGKKVKAMNND; encoded by the coding sequence ATGAAAAAGAAGCTTGTTATGATCGCAATACCTGCAGTAACTGTGTTGGCAGCCATGGGATACTTTATGAGCCTGAACGTTGCTGTCGAAGTGAACACTTCAGCGGCTGTAAAGGGCAGCATAAGCGAATATGTTGAAGAGATAGGCGAAGTTGACCTTCGAAATAAGGTGAAGGTAAATTCTCCTGTAAGCGGGGAGGTACTTGAGGTTCTTATTAGTTCAGGAGACGTCGTCGCTGAAGGAGATTTGCTTATTAGACTGGATGGTACCGATGCTGCGAGACAGCTTGCAGAGCTTGATGCCCAAATCCTCGCTGCTCATGCGCAGCTAAATGATGCAAAAAGAACAGGAAATTCTGATGCCATAAAAAGTCTGGAGCTTGACATAGCGAATCTTACATCCCAAATCGCTGAGGATGAGATCAAGCTTAAGGATATGAAGGCCTTGTACGATGCTGGAGCAATTAGCCAGGAAAGCTATAGAAGCTTTGAAAGAGCACTTGAGGCACAAAAACTCAATCTGCAGAAGCTGAGGCTTCAGTTAAACCAACTGAAAAGTCCTGTTTCGCAAAATATTGTCGCTCAGTTCGAGGCACAACTAAAGCAGCTTCAGATACAGAGAGAATCGATGGTTGATTATCAGGGTGACTTTGTCATAACCGCAAGTATCCCAGGGACAGTAATGAATCTGCAGACCGAAAAAGGGGACTTCCTTCAACCAGGAATGACGGTACTTGAGATTGGAGATATGGAGAAACTATTTATTACAGCTGATGTACTTGTCGGAGATATTGCAGGGATAGAAGAAGGGACCAAGGTAGAAATAAGCAGCAAGGATCTTGGTATTGACAATATTACCGGCAAAGTGACTATGATACACCCAAATGCCTTTACAAAGTTTTCCGATCTTGGGATCGAGCAAAAGAGGATAAGAGCTGAGATTGATTTTGAGGACAAGCCTGAAAATATCAAGCCGGGGTATGATCTTGAGCTGAAGCTTATTCTTAAGGAAAGTGACAACACCCTTATCATCCCTGAAAACTCAGTTTTCAAGCTTGACAGTAAGAGCTTTGTGTTTATATCAGATAACGGCACAGCAAGACTTAGAGAGGTCGAAACAGGAATTAAAAGCGGAAGAGATATCGAGGTACTTTCAGGTCTTCAGGAAGGTGAGTATGTTATTGAGTCTCCGGATGAAGAACTGGAGGAAGGGAAGAAAGTAAAAGCAATGAACAATGATTAA